One window of Nymphaea colorata isolate Beijing-Zhang1983 chromosome 1, ASM883128v2, whole genome shotgun sequence genomic DNA carries:
- the LOC116251468 gene encoding protein SIEVE ELEMENT OCCLUSION B-like, whose product MEPLKMPLTFNCSPPPFAASVDDTVLMKNLLDTHKPNGRAFDVKPVMSVIEQIFRHASSTVLATTFQSIVTEESNAHDDSIDLDALGGVSYVIQQISCEITCKCTGGTDSHATTLGLLSGPILSVYPWEGKVVLILAAFAMSYGEFWLTGQICTVNPLAKSVGLLKRMPELLRHVHALKPKFDALDNLIKEMLELTRCIIAFSELPVNYISMEVPAMVEALSCIPTAVYWIIKSAVTSSAQVVGLISVNHGHLVSTSEAWEISSLAYKVKNIHGHLKKQLEMCLQIIEEKKSIEAYRILQQLFLTIHVDNMKILRTIFPSKDDYPFIRRSLDKKVHVEVLRRKAVLLLFSDLQITVKEHLTILNALQQTHSNHCQQNMFEIVWVPIMEPVNDLINGENQLKEILQVAAEMPWLTAYPPPHPRSAFVKYVRNEWRFSKKAILVALDGQGKVTNPNALYMINIWGVHAYPFSTEREESLWRAESWRLHFVCKDIDPVLSSWISEKKQICLYGGEDIDWIRSFTSNMKKITKNAGVSTEMVYVGKAHPGASIKKIIDTVRTEKISDVWSFESISFFWMRLESMLHSLMQIQMGFEMDKIQQEVISLLTYGNSARGCGLLSRGDHEMFVNEGHAFTLVLDNYHSWKDKILEKGFIGAFQAGYVLHRTADHCVKLVLPSSSTVHCIPCPQCKKNMERYLLLQCCGAQLVPNHPAATATNKIATATAVTAAATAYEASMVAGASTATATAYEASTIASATTTSATTASATAYEASTIAGAATVTAYEASINAATAYEASISAATATTYEVSTF is encoded by the exons ATGGAACCCCTGAAGATGCCTTTGACGTTCAATTGTAGCCCGCCTCCATTTGCAGCTTCTGTTGACGATACAGTCCTCATGAAGAACCTACTGGACACCCACAAGCCAAACGGCCGGGCGTTCGACGTCAAGCCTGTCATGAGTGTCATCGAACAGATCTTTCGCCACGCTTCTTCTACTGTACTG GCTACTACTTTCCAATCTATCGTTACCGAAGAAAGCAACGCTCATGATGATTCCATAGACCTTGATGCTCTGGGTGGAGTGTCTTACGTCATCCAGCAGATTAGTTGCGAG ATAACATGCAAGTGCACGGGAGGCACCGACTCGCACGCGACAACGTTGGGACTGCTCAGTGGCCCGATACTGAGTGTCTATCCTTGGGAGGGAAAGGTCGTACTAATTCTGGCTGCCTTTGCCATGAGTTATGGAGAGTTCTGGCTCACTGGCCAGATCTGTACAGTCAATCCCCTGGCCAAGTCTGTAGGACTCCTCAAGCGGATGCCCGAACTACTACGACATGTTCACGCGCTGAAGCCAAAGTTTGATGCTTTAGACAACTTGATCAAGGAAATGCTGGAGCTTACAAGGTGCATAATTGCGTTCAGTGAGCTGCCGGTAAACTATATCTCCATGGAAGTGCCTGCAATGGTCGAAGCTCTGTCTTGTATTCCAACCGCGGTCTATTGGATCATCAAAAGTGCGGTAACATCGTCGGCGCAGGTTGTTGGTCTGATTAGCGTGAACCACGG GCATCTCGTTTCAACATCTGAGGCTTGGGAGATTTCTAGCTTGGCTTACAAGGTGAAGAACATCCACGGTCACCTAAAAAAGCAACTGGAGATGTGCCTGCAGATCATAG AGGAGAAGAAGTCAATAGAAGCCTACAGAATACTTCAGCAACTCTTCCTAACAATCCATGTTGATAACATGAAGATTCTGAGGACAATTTTCCCTTCCAAGGATGACTACCCCTTCATCCGGCGTTCCCTTGACAAGAAG GTGCATGTGGAGGTGTTGCGCCGGAAGGCTGTGCTTTTACTGTTCTCAGACTTGCAAATCACGGTGAAGGAGCACCTGACTATTCTCAACGCTCTCCAACAAACCCATAGTAACCACTGCCAACAGAACATGTTTGAAATAGTTTGGGTTCCAATCATGGAGCCGGTCAATGACCTCATTAATGGCGAAAATCAATTGAAGGAGATATTGCAGGTGGCAGCTGAAATGCCGTGGCTGACAGCCTACCCACCGCCACACCCGAGATCTGCCTTTGTGAAGTACGTACGCAATGAATGGAGATTTAGCAAGAAAGCCATATTGGTAGCTTTGGATGGGCAGGGAAAGGTCACCAATCCAAATGCGCTGTATATGATCAACATATGGGGTGTGCATGCCTACCCTTTTTCAACTGAAAGAGAGGAATCACTTTGGAGGGCGGAGAGCTGGAGGCTCCATTTTGTCTGCAAAGACATTGACCCTGTTCTCTCCTCATGG ATCTCGGAGAAGAAGCAGATATGCCTTTATGGGGGAGAGGACATTGACTGGATCAGGTCATTCACAAGCAATATGAAGAAGATCACGAAGAACGCAGGGGTGAGCACAGAGATGGTATACGTGGGGAAGGCTCACCCAGGGGCTTCCATCAAGAAGATCATCGACACGGTGCGGACGGAGAAAATCAGTGACGTATGGTCCTTCGAGTCCATCAGCTTCTTCTGGATGCGCCTCGAAAGCATGTTGCACTCTCTCATGCAAATCCAGATGGGGTTTGAGATGGACAAGATCCAGCAGGAGGTGATCAGCCTCCTTACCTACGGCAACAGTGCCCGTGGGTGCGGGCTCCTTTCTAGGGGCGACCATGAGATGTTCGTGAATGAGGGTCATGCCTTCACTCTCGTCCTCGACAACTACCACTCTTGGAAGGACAAGATCCTCGAAAAAGGCTTTATCGGCGCGTTCCAGGCCGGCTACGTCCTTCACAGGACCGCCGACCACTGCGTCAAGCTCGTGCTCCCCAGCAGCAGCACTGTTCACTGCATCCCCTGCCCTCAGTGCAAAAAGAACATGGAGAGGTACCTCCTCCTCCAGTGCTGCGGTGCCCAGCTCGTTCCAAACCATCCCGCCGCTACTGCCACCAATAAAATTGCTACTGCTACTGCCGTTACTGCTGCAGCTACTGCTTATGAAGCTTCAATGGTTGCTGGTGCCTCTACTGCTACTGCTACTGCTTATGAAGCTTCAACCATAGCTAGTGCAACTACTACTTCTGCTACTACTGCATCTGCAACTGCTTATGAAGCTTCAACCATTGCTGGTGCAGCTACTGTTACTGCTTATGAAGCTTCAATTAATGCTGCTACTGCTTATGAAGCTTCAATTAGTGCAGCTACTGCTACCACTTATGAAGTCTCAACCTTCTAA